DNA from Terriglobales bacterium:
CTTCAGGTCCATGGGCTCACCGGGAATTCAGCATTGTACCGGAGAGCCCTCAACGGGAAACGAGAAACGGCGTTGAGCGTGCCCCATGCCTGCGCGATGCCTTTCCGCGCAGACATGGGCGAGACTGACCACGGATTACTGCTGCAAATGCGCTTCCAGGAACCACAGGTCCTTGTCCGAGGCGCGGGAGATTTCCGTGAACAAGTCGGCGGTGGACTTGTCGCCCAGCTTGTCGCTCTCCTCGATTGCGGCGCGCACGGTGGCGGCCAGCTTTGTCAGCCGCGCCGCCAGCGCGCGGACATGGTCGGCGCCGGCCACGGCATCCAACTCATACTCCGCCAGCGAACTGGCCGACGCCGCCTGCCGCGCCGTGCCATTGGCCACTCCGCCCAGCGCCGTGATGCGCTCGGCGATCAGGTCGCTGTGCGCTTCCAGACGTCCGGCGATGGCGTCGAACAGTTCATGCAGTTGCTGGAACTGCAGCCCTTTCACGTTCCAGTGCGCGTACTTGGTCTGCGTCTTCAGGTCGATGGTGTCGGCCAGGCGCGCGTTCAGCAGGGCGATCAGCGCGGCCCGCTGATTTTCGGGAATGTCGATACTGGTCTTGAAGGTGCGGATTGCGACCGTCTTGATGCTGCGCGGTGTGGCAGCGGTAGCCATGGGGGTTCTCCTTTAGGATGAGTCCGTAATTGGATGATAGGCCTTCGGCACCGGGTGCGGAAAGTGACGGGAACTGGCCTGGCCACTGGCCACTGCTTTTCTGCATCTAAGCAACCTGAGGAGGTGCTCCTATGCGTTTGAGACCTCTAGGCACTCTTATTCTGTTATGTGGCATGTTCCTGGCTACGGCCGCGCCTGCCCTGGCGCATGACCAGGGCTGGAGCAAGGGCAAAGGGAAGCACAAGTCCAGCGCCGTCCGCCGCTCCGACCGCGATCGGGATCGCGACCGCCGCGACCGGGCCGTCATCTTGAACCGCCGGCCCGCGCGTACCCGCAACGTGGTCTTCTTCGGCGGCGGAGACAACCGTCCCCCGGGCTGGAACCGCGGCCGCAAGGTGGGTTGGGGTAACTGCGACCTGCCTCCGGGCCAGGCCAAGAAGTACGGCTGCTCGCCGGCCTTCCTGCGCCGCTCGGTGCTGGTCCGCTATCCGCTGGCAAATGACCGCTTCCGGGTCGTCCGCGTGCCCACCGCGTATCGCGGCTGGTACGTGGTTGACGACGACCATCGCCTCTGGGTGGACGACCGCGGCTACTGGCTGGATCGCGGTGGCCCCCAACTCACTATCGTCGTCCGCTAGTTGATCTTGTCACTGCTCCTGGAACACTCGGGCACCCCACCCTTTCCCTCCCGGTGTTGGAGGGAAAGGGTGGGAGTCTTTCCCACCCACCGGATACTCGGTACTGATCTGCTTGTCGCCGGTGCCTTCTTGCGATAGCATGCCCGCCCTCGGACCGGCGAGTCCGGCGCGCCTGACCGCGTCTCGCCCTGGTCCCGGAAAACCCTGGACACGGCGGAGGTCGCATGAGAAAGAGCTCGGTGTGGATTACGTTGCTCCTGGTTTTGGGCGTGTGTTGCCTGCTGCCGGCGGCAGCGCCGGCTCAGGACGAGCTCTTCGTCATGAAGGATTCCCTGCAGATCAAGGCACACCGCGGCGCTGCTTTGAAAGGCGCGCGCGCCACCTGGTGGCCGGAGGTCGCGTTCACGGTTCGCGGCTCGATCCCCAGCGGCGGCCAGTTTGAGGTCAGCTTTGGCTATCCCGCCAAACGCCAGTGGCTCAAGTTCGATTGCGAGAGTCCCTCGCAGGCCTTTGGAAAAGAGGACCAGTGGAAAGTCTTCTGTGCCCTGGGTCCCGACGGCGTGGGCACCTACTACGTCGGGCCCGTGGATTTCACCATCAACCTCCGCAACCCGCTCACCGAAACCAACACCGTCCTGTACAAGGGGAAGTTCAAGGCAGCCCTGGAGCCCGGGTACAGCGACGAGGCTTTCTACGTGGATGACGATTGGAGATTCCCCATCGGCTACGTCTACTTCCGCGAGTTCCTGACCACGCGCTTCTGGGTGCGCGGCGTTCCCGCCGTCCAGGCCTTCCTCTTCTATCAGGGCAAGGAGATTGCGAAGACGTCGCAAGGTGGGAATGACAACCCGGCCGACGCTGCCCGATATCAGTGGGGCTACACCGAGATTTCCTTCAGTGGCGTGTATCCGAAAAAGGTGCCCGACTACGCCGCCGATGCTCCCAATTTCGTCGTCCCGGAAAATCCCGGGGAGTACGAGATCAAGGTCCTGCTCTACCGCCAGCTCGCGCGCTCCATCAAGTTCACCGTGCTGCCCGACGGCACTATCGACAACAGCATCGCCACCGCCAACCACCTGGGCATCGACGATGCGCTGGTTCCCGTGCGCGTCATCGGTACCTCGACGCGGTGGAACAAGCTGGCCTGGAAGACGGACACCTTCTACGCCCATCCCCTGACCGGCTTCACCGCGCCGCCGTAGGCTTTTTTCCCGTTGGCGGATGCCTGGCCGGCTTCTTACGGTTGTCATCCCGAGCCCGCGCCCGCGGGCGAGGGATCTGCTTTTCCCGACTGCTGACTGCTGAATGCTGACTGCTGGCTTCCGGCAACTGGGTACTGGGTACTGGCAACTGGTTCTTCTGAGAACTGGGAACTGGGAACTCCACTGGCGACTAGCTACTGACCCGCTTGTCGCCGGTGCCCTCTTGCGATAGCATGCCCGCCCTCGGATCGGCGAGAACCACACCGCGTTGGCCTCGTTCGATTGCTGCCCGGCTTTTTTCGAGGACGAATCCATGCCCATCAGGACTTTGCTGTTTGCAGCATTACTGACCGCCGCACAGGCCTGCGCCCAGACCGGCCCGGCAACGCCCTTTGCCGATCAACTCGCCGCCATGTACCCGGAAGTCGATGCGCTTTACCTCGACCTGCATCAGCATCCCGAGCTCTCCATGCGCGAGCAGGAGACCGCCGCCAAGCTGGCCGATCGGCTGAAGGCTCTCGGGTACGAAGTCACTTCCGGAGTGGGAAAGATGGGCGTGGTGGCGTGCTGCGCAACGGTGACGGCCCGACGGTCATGTTACGCACTGACATGGACGCGCTGCCGGTGGAAGAAAAGACCGGTCTGCCGTACGCCAGCAAGGTCACCACCCGCGACGATGCCGGCGCAACCGTCCCGGTGATGCATGCCTGCGGCCACGATATCCACATGTCGAGTTGGTACGGTACCGCCAGGCTCATGGCGGCCAACAGGCAGCGCTGGCGCGGAACCCTGGTGCTGATCGCGCAACCGGCCGAGGAGACGGGCGAAGGCGCGGCGGCCATGCTCCAAGACGGTCTCTACACCCGCTTTCCCAAGCCCGATTTCGCCTTGGCCATCCACGATGACCCGACCATTCCGGCCGGCCAGGTCGGATTCACGCCCGGGTACACCATGGCGTCGTCGGATTCGGTTGATGTAACGATTTACGGCCGCGGCGGCCATGGCGCGCAGCCCCAGGACACGGTGGACCCCATCGTGATCGGCGCGCGCACAGTCATGGCGTTGCAAACCATCGTCGCCCGCGAGATCAACCCGCGCGACCCGGCCGTGGTCACCGTGGGCGTCTTCCACGGCGGCACCAAGAACAACATCATCCCCGACGAGGTCAAGCTCGCGCTCACCGTCCGCTCCTACAAGCCGGAAGTCCGCCAGCACCTGCTGGCTTCCATTGAGCGCATCGTGAAGGGCGAAGCCCTGGCGGGCGGCTCCCCCAAGGAGCCTCTCATCAAAGTCACGCCCGCGGCCAACGCCACCTACAACGATCCTGAATTGACCCGGCGTGCGGCCGGCGCGCTCAAGAAGGCCCTGGGGGATGCCAACGTGGTGGAGATTCCGCCCAAGATGGTGTTCGAGGACTTCTCCGAGTACTCTCTCGCGGGCGTGCCGGCGGCCATGTTCTGGGTGGGCGCGGTCGAGCCTGCGAAGTTCGCCGCCGCCCGGCAGTCGGGCGCGAAGTTGCCGGGACTCCACTCGCCCTTATGGGCGCCGGATCATGAGCCCACCATCAAGACCGCCATCACCGCAGAAACCACCATGTTGATCGACCTGATGGGAAAATAGGTCCTGGTGCGGACCGCGCATCACGCCTCTTCATTTCTTGTCATCCCGAGATTTCTTGTCATCCCGAGCCCGCCGCGGCGGGCGAGGGATCTGCTTTTCCTGACTGCTGAAGGCTGATAGCTGACTGCTGCCTTTCTGGCAATAGGTAACCCGCCAGTGACAGCCCGAAGCCAACCGACAATAGCCAAGAGCCAATAGCGATTTTCCGTGACCATCACATTGACATAACCGCGCACCCCCAGTAGAATATCTCCCAGCAACATTAGGACGTTCCCGCTATGCCTTCCCTCCGCACCACCCTCTCCAAGCTCAAGGGTGAATGGGCCGAGCTCCAGTTCATGTCCCGCGCCCTCTCCCTCGGCCTTCGCGTCGGCCGCATCTACGGCGACTCCTCACGCTACGACTTCCTCCTCGACGCCGGCGGCCGCCTCAGCCGCGTCCAGGTCAAATCCGTCTGGCGCAGGCAGGCGGGCGTCTACCGCATCAGCGCCCAGCGCGGCGCCCCTCTCGGCAAGGTCCCCTACCAGAGCTCCGAGGTGGATTTCGTCATCGGCTACGTCGTTCCCGAGGACGCCTGGTACGTCGTGCCTGCGCGCGCCCTCGCCCGCCGCCGCAGCTTCTGGGTCTCGCCTCACCGCGCCCATAGCCGCGGCCGCTTCGAAAAGTACCGTGACGCCTGGCACCTGCTCGGGCCACTACACGACCGTTTCGACCTCAGCGCCTCCGCCGACATCGACCTACTACAATTTCCGGATTCAGAACAGGATTCCAAGACAGACGGCATCAGAGAGGTACTGTGCTACCTTCGTCCTGACGTCATCTGTCGGGCAGAGCTCTGATGGTGCCCCATGTCTGCGCATGCTTTTCGCGCAGACGTGGGGAAAGGGACGTTATCGATGCCGCGTCGCCTTAGGCGCTACCAACAGACCGGCCCGACGCACTTCCTCACCTGCAGTTGTTATCGTCGTGCGCCCCGGCTACAGGTTCTAGCGCGCTACGATTTGTTCGTCCGCAAGCTTGAACAAACCCGCTGCCGTTTCGGTTTCCATGTCTATGGCTATGTAGTTATGCCCGAGCACGTGCACTTGCTGCTCTCCGAACCGGATCGCGGTTCTTTGGCTGCCGCCATCCAATCCTTGAAGCTATCGGTCACGAGGAGCATTCCGGGACTGGGAGTGCGAACCGTGGAACCGGCCCGGCTCTGGGAGAAGCGCTACTACGACCGGAATATTCGTGATCACAAGGAGTTCGTCGAGAAGCTTCGCTACATCCACCGCAATCCAGTTCAGCGCGGATTGGTGGAACGCCCCGAGGAGTGGCCGTGGAGCAGCTTCCGCCACTACGCTACGGGCGAAGCCGGCGTCGTCGAAATCGAATCGGAGTGGACCGCTGGCCGTCGCCCAAGACGATCTTGAGGGTGCCCCATGTCTGCGGGATGCTTTTCCCCGCAGACGTGCGGATGATTAGCGTCGGGCCGTTATCCCACGTACGCGCCAACACCGGGCGCGAACGTGGGGCACCCTCGCGCATGATCAGGTCAGAGAATGGACCAGATTGAGAACTGAATCTTGAGGGCGCCCAATGCCTGCGCATGCCTTTCCGCGCAGACGTGGGATGACCGCTTCAGCGGACGACCGAAAGTAGCCCG
Protein-coding regions in this window:
- the dps gene encoding DNA starvation/stationary phase protection protein Dps gives rise to the protein MATAATPRSIKTVAIRTFKTSIDIPENQRAALIALLNARLADTIDLKTQTKYAHWNVKGLQFQQLHELFDAIAGRLEAHSDLIAERITALGGVANGTARQAASASSLAEYELDAVAGADHVRALAARLTKLAATVRAAIEESDKLGDKSTADLFTEISRASDKDLWFLEAHLQQ
- a CDS encoding amidohydrolase — protein: MLRTDMDALPVEEKTGLPYASKVTTRDDAGATVPVMHACGHDIHMSSWYGTARLMAANRQRWRGTLVLIAQPAEETGEGAAAMLQDGLYTRFPKPDFALAIHDDPTIPAGQVGFTPGYTMASSDSVDVTIYGRGGHGAQPQDTVDPIVIGARTVMALQTIVAREINPRDPAVVTVGVFHGGTKNNIIPDEVKLALTVRSYKPEVRQHLLASIERIVKGEALAGGSPKEPLIKVTPAANATYNDPELTRRAAGALKKALGDANVVEIPPKMVFEDFSEYSLAGVPAAMFWVGAVEPAKFAAARQSGAKLPGLHSPLWAPDHEPTIKTAITAETTMLIDLMGK
- a CDS encoding group I intron-associated PD-(D/E)XK endonuclease, whose product is MPSLRTTLSKLKGEWAELQFMSRALSLGLRVGRIYGDSSRYDFLLDAGGRLSRVQVKSVWRRQAGVYRISAQRGAPLGKVPYQSSEVDFVIGYVVPEDAWYVVPARALARRRSFWVSPHRAHSRGRFEKYRDAWHLLGPLHDRFDLSASADIDLLQFPDSEQDSKTDGIREVLCYLRPDVICRAEL
- a CDS encoding transposase, which gives rise to MPRRLRRYQQTGPTHFLTCSCYRRAPRLQVLARYDLFVRKLEQTRCRFGFHVYGYVVMPEHVHLLLSEPDRGSLAAAIQSLKLSVTRSIPGLGVRTVEPARLWEKRYYDRNIRDHKEFVEKLRYIHRNPVQRGLVERPEEWPWSSFRHYATGEAGVVEIESEWTAGRRPRRS